From the Synergistetes bacterium HGW-Synergistetes-1 genome, the window GTGCATTTATGGACAGGGCGCTTATGGAGGGTGATCCCTATTCTGTTATAGAGGGACTTACCATCGGTGCCTACGCGATCGGTTCCAGCGAAGGCATCATATATGTAAGGCATGAATATCCGCTGGCTGTCAAGAGGCTTGCAAACGCGATAAAAAACCTCGAAGAAGCCGGACTGCTCGGTACAAACATACTCGGCACAGGTTTTGATTTTCATGTTGAGATCTGCAAAGGCGGAGGAGCTTTTGTCTGCGGCGAGTCTACTGCACTCATGACCTCTATAGAGGGAAAGCCGGGTGTCCCCAGGGTCAAGTACATAAGATCTACAGAAAGGGGCCTCTGGGAGTCTCCTACAGTGCTCAACAACGTAGAAACATGGGCAAACGTGCCCCATATCATTACAAACGGTTCAGAATGGTTCAGGAGTATTGGATCTGAAAACAATTCAGGCACGAAGGTTTTCGCCATTGTAGGCAAAGTCAAAAATACTGGACTTGTCGAGGTGCCAATGGGAACAACACTGAGGCAGATAATTTACGATATAGGCGGAGGAGTAGCCCAAAATCGTCCTTTCAAAGCCGTCCAGACTGGGGGACCATCAGGCGGATGCCTTCCTGCCTCGATGCTTGACACCCCGGTAGACTTCGACAGCCTCACAGAGGCAGGGTCGATGATGGGTTCGGGCGGCATGATAGTAATGGACGACAGGACCTGTATGGTAGATATAGCCCGTTATTTCATCGATTTCCTTGTTGGAGAATCATGCGGCAAATGTGTTCCCTGCAGAGAAGGCCTGAAAAAAATGCAGATGATCCTGCACGACCTGACAAGCGGAAAAGGCCGGGAGGGCGATACTAAGGCACTCGAAGATCTTGCCGAGGGAATCTCAGACACCTCTCTTTGTGCATTGGGGCAGTCTGCAGCAAATCCGGTACTGTCTACAATCAAATATTTTAAAGAGGAATATATTGAGCACGAAAAGGAGCATTTTTGCAGATCAGGAGTTTGCCCCGGAATGTTCAGGGTGACGATCGATGAAGAGAAATGTAAGAGTTGCGGCTTATGCTCTAAAAATTGTCCTGCAGACACGATAGAAAAACTTGACAATGGTAAGTACCGCATTAAACAGGATGGCTGCATAAAGTGCGGAGCATGTTTTGAGGTATGTCCATTCTCCTCTGTGGAAATAGTAAAAGAGGTGAGCAAAGATGATTGATATAACTATAAACGGGATACCAATTAAAGTTGAAAAAGGGGCAACGATCCTTCATGCGGCCCAGGAAAGCAACATCGATATCCCCACCCTCTGCAACCACGAAGGATTGGTGCCCGATGGCAACTGCAGGATATGTTCTGTAGAAATAGATGACAGGGGAAGCAAAAAGATAGTAGCATCTTGTATGTTCCCTATCACAAGGAGCATATCTGTAGAGACTGAGACAGAGAGAGTACAAAGGGCCAGAAATACAGTCCTTCAGCTTCTAATAAACAGAAACCCAAAATCACCTATCATCCAGCAGCTGTGTGATAAATACGGTGTGATACGCGAGGAGAGGTTTGCCTTGGAGCCTGATCTCTGCATCAGGTGCGGTCGCTGCGTCAGGGCATGCGAAGCTAACGGGACTAAGGCGATAGAGCTTGTTGACAGAGGTTTTGACCGGCATGTAGCGCCCCCGTACGAACTTGAGACCGACGCCTGCATAGGCTGCCTTTCATGTGCGACAGTATGTCCGACCGGAAAAATTACCTACGAAGAATCGCCGGGAAAGAGAACAATATGGCACAAAGATTTTGATGTTCTTCAGTGTAAGAGGTGTGGCATTTACTTTGCTACAAAAGAGATGCTCGACTGGGCAGGCAGGCCTGAAAATGACCGGGATTACTGTGATCACTGCCAGAAGTACATTGAAAGCGTAAAGTTCTTAACAGAGTCTCAAAAGAAATAACAGCCCCATTAATATTCGTCCTTCGACCCGGCGTATCTCACGCAGAAACTCCGGGCATTGGGCAGCAGGAGCGATCCCGCCGCCTGCCGATTAGCAAAGAAGGAGGCCCTGAGCGGGTCTCCTTTTGTCTTTACAACACCCGTAAGATGCGGGAATCACAAAAAGTACAGGGAGGAATGTGGCATGGAAATGATACTTTTAACATCGCCGGAAAAATGTATTGGCTGCGGGACCTGTGAACTGGCCTGTTCACTGGCTCAAAACGGAGAGTGCAGGCCAGCTATTTCAAGAGTCAATGTCTTTAGATTCGACAGGGGCAGCAATGTCCCTATGATGTGCTTCCAGTGTGAAGAGGCAGCATGCATGGCGGTCTGCAAGACCAAAGCCCTTGTCCGTGACGAGGAGACCGGAGTTGTGCAGGTTGAAGAGGACAAGTGTATCGGATGCAGAATGTGCGTTATGGCATGTCCTTTCGGAAATATCGCTTTCGACAGGGTCGCTAAAGTAGCAATAAAGTGCAACCATTGTGACGGAGAGCCTCTTTGTGCTGAATTCTGTCCCACGGCAGCGATCGAATATGTCCCCGCGGATACCGCTACACTTAACAGGAAAAAAGCATTTTCAGCCAAAATGAAACAGGCACTTGAGGAGGTGAAGTAATATGGCAGGCTGGACAGAAACAATTCTGAGGGTAAACCTCACTGAAGGAACTGTTAAAAAAGAAGCTCTGGACATGGAGGCGGCAAAGAAATACCTCGGGTGCAGAGGGCTGGGTGTCTATTACTACATGAAAGAAGTCAAACCGGGCGTAGATCCTCTCGGACCCGAGAACAACCTGATATTTGCAACTGGTGTGCTCACAGGCACCATGGGTTCGAGCACAGGCAGATATGAAGTAGTAACCCGTGCGCCTCTCAACGGTACGCTTGCCGGATCCAATTCTGGCGGATACTGGGGACCGGAACTTAAATACGCCGGATATGACATGATCATTTTTGAGGGACAGTCTTCAAAACCGGTATATCTCAACATCTACAACGGAACTGCGGAACTTTGCGACGCGTCCGGCCTATGGGGGAAGACTGTGCCTGAAACAACTGCAGCCCTGCTTGCAATGCATGACCCAGATGCGAAAGTAACATGCATAGGACCCGCCGGAGAAAACAAAGTTTTATTCGCCAGCGTAATGAATGATGACCACAGGGCAGCCGGACGAAGCGGAGTAGGAGCCGTAATGGGTTCCAAGAACCTTAAAGCTATTGTTGTCCGAGGCACTAAAGGAGTAAAGATCGGAGATAAGGATAAATTCCTTGCTGCGGTCAGGGCAAGCAAAAAACTGCTTAAAGAAAATGCAGTCACAAGCGGCGGGCTTCCGGCTTTTGGAACGAA encodes:
- a CDS encoding NADH-quinone oxidoreductase subunit F, with product MRFDTLSDLKNYKNKISQKQDKRKEIWICGGPGCVANGSIILAEEFAKALGKKASSDESPSFWHSIKVLIRPEENEKEKLIRTGITGCMGPCENGPIVHIEPGGLYYQKVTIDDIEGILGSIKENIPYKAKAMSGHDGKPAEVPSAENIPFLAKQKKLVLGKMTAMSPLDLEDYIAHGGYSGLIKSLDSMTPEEVCNEVKVSGLRGRGGGGFPTGVKWESCRNSASEMRYVLVNGDEGDPGAFMDRALMEGDPYSVIEGLTIGAYAIGSSEGIIYVRHEYPLAVKRLANAIKNLEEAGLLGTNILGTGFDFHVEICKGGGAFVCGESTALMTSIEGKPGVPRVKYIRSTERGLWESPTVLNNVETWANVPHIITNGSEWFRSIGSENNSGTKVFAIVGKVKNTGLVEVPMGTTLRQIIYDIGGGVAQNRPFKAVQTGGPSGGCLPASMLDTPVDFDSLTEAGSMMGSGGMIVMDDRTCMVDIARYFIDFLVGESCGKCVPCREGLKKMQMILHDLTSGKGREGDTKALEDLAEGISDTSLCALGQSAANPVLSTIKYFKEEYIEHEKEHFCRSGVCPGMFRVTIDEEKCKSCGLCSKNCPADTIEKLDNGKYRIKQDGCIKCGACFEVCPFSSVEIVKEVSKDD
- a CDS encoding ferredoxin → MIDITINGIPIKVEKGATILHAAQESNIDIPTLCNHEGLVPDGNCRICSVEIDDRGSKKIVASCMFPITRSISVETETERVQRARNTVLQLLINRNPKSPIIQQLCDKYGVIREERFALEPDLCIRCGRCVRACEANGTKAIELVDRGFDRHVAPPYELETDACIGCLSCATVCPTGKITYEESPGKRTIWHKDFDVLQCKRCGIYFATKEMLDWAGRPENDRDYCDHCQKYIESVKFLTESQKK
- a CDS encoding 4Fe-4S ferredoxin; translation: MEMILLTSPEKCIGCGTCELACSLAQNGECRPAISRVNVFRFDRGSNVPMMCFQCEEAACMAVCKTKALVRDEETGVVQVEEDKCIGCRMCVMACPFGNIAFDRVAKVAIKCNHCDGEPLCAEFCPTAAIEYVPADTATLNRKKAFSAKMKQALEEVK